A section of the Deinococcus aerolatus genome encodes:
- a CDS encoding FUN14 domain-containing protein — protein MTTPSTTTEPAATGFLDALRPLLPDLSVGALLGFATALALKAVGRIVLIVVGLLFIALQLLSYFDIVSVNWLQLQALAEPALRRGGEQGGEWLQRVLLANLPFAGAFTAGFVLGLRMR, from the coding sequence ATGACCACGCCTTCTACCACCACCGAACCCGCCGCAACCGGCTTCCTTGACGCCCTGCGTCCGCTGCTGCCCGACCTCAGCGTGGGCGCGCTGCTGGGCTTTGCCACCGCGCTGGCCCTCAAGGCAGTGGGGCGCATCGTGCTGATCGTGGTCGGCCTGCTGTTCATCGCGCTGCAACTGCTGTCGTATTTCGACATTGTCAGCGTGAACTGGTTGCAGCTTCAGGCGCTGGCCGAACCGGCCCTGCGCCGGGGCGGCGAACAGGGCGGGGAGTGGTTGCAGCGGGTGCTGCTGGCCAACCTGCCGTTCGCCGGGGCCTTCACGGCGGGCTTCGTGCTGGGCCTGCGGATGCGCTAG